GAATGAGCTGAAACTGCCGAAACACACAGAAGTTAGTCAATTTTCACTACACAGAATTGAATCCCTATTAAATTTCAAAGTAGATGAATGAGCGATGAAAACATCCTTCATGCAAAAACGGATTAATATTTAACCAACAAGTACACGCCCAATTGATTGATGAATTTTGACTAATTTCTAAAAGCCTATCTTGGCAGTAGCACTCATTCTATTTAAGTGGTAAATCCACCTCTCCAGTATACGATTATTATCACAAAGTCTCAAACATCCCAAAACATGACTTATGGAAATATCTACGCAATATTAACGTTTCTTTCCAAATAACCAAATATACTCACTTCATAAACTTTACTATTTTCAGGTGGAACACCCTTACAGCTTCCTCGTAAAATATGCAAAATGCTTCAAAGGTGATCAGGGTAAACTTCAAAAAATGGTTCAAATGGCTTGGAACTTCGTCAACGACTCACTCAGCACAACAGTATGTCTGCAATGGGAGCCAGAAATCATAGCTGTAGCTCTAATTCACTTAGCTAGCAAACTAAGCAAATTCACAGTAGTTGACTGGATCGGAAAACAGCCTCACCATTTGAGATGGTGGGACATGTTTGTCGCTGATGTCACTATGGAGATCCTTGAAGATATCTGTCATCAAGTGCTCGACCTATATCAACAATCCAACAACAATCACAACGATCCAGTCAGTCCGCCGCAACAACCATCGAGCAAAGCTAGTCCGCCAGCTAAGCGTGCAAACACCTCGCCTCAAACTACAAAGCAATCTCCTGTCGCTCCGCAGAATCCTCCTCCGAAGCCTCCACCCGAGGAGAAGGTGGAAGGCAATCCGATACAAAAGCTAGTGCCACCAGATCTTCGCTTTGTCTATCCGCCAACTGGTTACGGACCACCACCTTATGCGGCCCATGCAGCACCACCACATTTCTCAGGAATGCCTGTTGCTGGAGGTCCTGGAGCACCACCGCCGCCGCAACCACCTCCAATTTACGGTGGACAATATCCACCACCGCCACAAGTACCTCCTCACTATCCGCCGGCTTCAATGACAATGGGACATCTACCGCCTCCCGCGCACCATCCTCCATATTATGCACCCCCACCGCCAGGAGGCAGTCGGCCGTACTATCCTTCATAATGACTAAAAAACATGAACACGGGTGCAAGTTTCATCATCGAATGCATGAGTTATCGATAAATTgttattcttcttttttattAGAGTTTCAAGCGAGCGGATTTGTTTTAGGgaagattttttttggaaataaaaggCTGTCGACTTTTAACAATGTGTCGTTTCTTTTTTATCCGATGTTAGATAAAAATTTCTAGCATATTACAAGAGGATGACGgtaccaataataataataataatggaggAAGGGTTGTACATTGTAATTTTGTGTGTTATTTGCAAAATTGAGACTTGGATGTGTCTGATATTGCCAACCACGAATACACACATGTGCAGTTTCAACAAATTGCCGGTTTTCATCTTTAACAAAAACTAAAATCCATCAGGTCAGGTGGAACAAAAAGCAGAAACTCTTCTTTCAATGgactttttattgattttgagaaaactcgCGAAAATATCAGCAAAAAGTCTCCAGTGCTTTGGAAAGAAGACTTATTCCAGAGAAACGTATAACTATTGTTAAAGCAACATACCACTATGCAAGTGCAGGTAAAAAGGTAGGTAAAATCCCAAaggaatttcaaataaaaattacagTTGATCCAGGGTATATTCTTTCAGTGTCAGTCATTTTCCATCCCACCAAACAGCTCTCCATAAAGATGGAGGCTTTCAAGAGACAATGTTTGGTCATTCACATGATTCAAATGATTAATCCTGGCCAAATAAATTTCGAGCTTGAAAGCAAGCACACGAAGCCAGACATAGTAATAACAGCAAGGCCAAGACACTGATCTGATGGGCGATCAGACCCCATCTATTCGCATCGAACAAATTTTTGATCGAGACATTCTTTCTACTAGCGGGTGCACTCGGCGCGATACCGCTCAATGTATTTACAGTGCTGAGTCTGACTCCcgcattttgtgtaaaacctgaCAGAAGTTAAGATTTGTTCCGCACCAATATTCTCACTAGGCATCCTGCTTCGGAACCCCAATGAAAGGCAACTGCATCAGGAAGGAAAGTAAGTCCAATTTGTGGAATATAGGCCATCCATATTGTTATTCTCTTCTTCCCTATTTAATTTTCCATGAGATAGTGCCTCAGTTCCCTTGTCATCACACTCAAAgccgtgcaagtgataagcttgcAGCGGCGAGGTAGCACTAAAGTGAAAACAAATATCCAGAGCGACTCGAAATTCGAAACAGAGTCAACTAGATCAGTAGGCTGACGCTCTGCTAATGATGCGGACGTATATAACGAAATCAAGTCTCTCAGCTCTCAATCCCTATTCTGCGCCTTCACTCAGTAGTGCTGATCAAAACGTGGCTAAAGCTTATAAGAGACTTAAGATGGAAGAGAAGGGAGTAAAATTAGAGCAGTTACCAACTAAATTTATAACACCACAACAGTAAGAAACACAGCAGAAGTCGCGGAGAGATTGAAGGAGTGCCGTATACACCTccctttggcatgtatggggacaccccccccccccttaatcccTACGTATAAGGATACCACTCAATGCATGTCTGGGcacagttcacagttcccaccttaccaaatttcgtgtcaatcggtgtaacGGTTTCCGAGAaatgtgcgtgtgacagacagacagactgatatTGaaacgactttaataaggttttgttttgcaaacaaaaccttaaaaactgaatTTAACTCAGTAAATAAGTTAACCACATTTAAACGATTCTGTACTGGTGAGCTACCTCAACTAGCTTTGTActaatgaagggggtaagtcgctcccgaagtatacatttaaaactaaaaattgtagtttggaggaagctaccccttttCTATCAAAAATCGATTTGTTATGGTAGTTTATTTCTCTTTCCCCGCGCGCACACTTTTGTGTGTTAATTGTTCGTGCACTCGGAAAGTGTAACTGTGGAGGTGGTCACGTTAAAGGAGAGCTGTCTTGCTCTTATCTCCCTACTTGTAAAGACTCAGAGCAAGCTACTGAGGGGGACATGAAGGGTTCAAACTCAAAGCGGCGGAAGCATGAGTACTTGAAACCAAACCAACCCCACGAAACAATAACTAAATAATGGTTCTATGGACACTGACTGAAGAGAACGTGGCATTTTTTAAAAGTGAATTGCGCGTGAACGcaggcggacgtgtctttctaagatatCTATGGCTACAGGCCCGAAGTCtgaggccatgcatcgatcacttcacgcacggtatgaagcggcatttctcgagctaCACGCACGAtactggccttcaaactctccaaatcggtgtaagttcgatcgcaggcagtctcctctaacttagcccaagGGTTGGAGTCCAGAGGATTAGGAATATGtgccgctaaccactgctgaataatcttggctttgtgagggGGACCGAGTCCTGCCTTGCAGCGAATAGAGGTTCACTCAATGACTCGACTACATCCTccaacatcttttcgtacacaCTCGCATTTGTTTTGACGCtggcctcgcagaaatgaatatcagttacttcGTGATATGAGATgccccaccataccatgacagaagtcgaTCTTTTTGCCTAACATGAAGAAATGGGTCGGGGGAAAAATTGTTTGCTCAAACAGttgttgaaaaataaagaaaaacatttttgaaaaaattgaatcttTATTTCTAGCACGCAATCCGCATTCACCAGAGTCACACTTACTGACAAACTTATCAGAATACAGCAGAACAGTGGGGCAGAAGGGTGAGGAGTGCTCCGTAGAGACCGATTTTATTTTGCTTAACTCCAGAATGTCCTGTTGGTATCACTGAAATTCCTGCTGAAATTGGAGCGAGCTAGCATTGTGCGGATTCTGGATACCGTCGTAGAGAAGCATGCGCACATTCTAGAATCCAATCATAAACCATTGACAAATGCAGAAGTGCGTAGCAGTCAGCAGCAGGTCAGTCCGACTTATTCCCCCTGGGGTACTCCAATATAATACCAAGAGAACTCTCCTCCTCATCATCTTTTTTATGGCAATGACCTTCTCCATTATAGCATGGTAGATCCCGATAATGTTGGCCACAAGTCTGCCTTCTAAGTTCATGCTTTAACGGCAATCTCACGTATCCCTCAATTGAGAATTAACTGAGAATCGTGATGAACATTTTTACGGGTTGTGAGTTTGGAACTTAGTGTAAGATCAAATTTCTGATCTCTTTTACATCTCTTCACTCATAGCAAGGAAATCGTAGTCATGAAGTCTTCAGATGTAGAGACGCTGATGTTCTACTGGGGTATCTACTCCTCCTCCCAATAATACCTGGGGTCACGAGTCATACAGACAGTGTGAAGCAGCCCTTCTGAAAGCGGTCGGGCACCCGGAATCTTTAAAACGGGTCGCTTTTGTATCGTTACCACCCCAATTATCCCACATTGTACTTTATGTGGGGCAAAGCACATCAGCCGCATCTACGCACCATCGCTGTCAATATGGAGACAATGTGGTTGTCATTCACCACCTGatagggtatagcgcgtcaaccacacttacgcgcGATTGTTCATGGTTTCCTGAAATGCCCTTTTGCTCCCCCCATGATTTCCTAAAACGCCCGCACTATTACTCTGCTATTCTTCGCCAGATGCCCGACCCACTcgttggactcgcggagc
The window above is part of the Hermetia illucens chromosome 3, iHerIll2.2.curated.20191125, whole genome shotgun sequence genome. Proteins encoded here:
- the LOC119650655 gene encoding cyclin-K; the encoded protein is MKECLLILSADPTDTVAAEMPCWYYEKKDLKVTPSILDGISYETERRYRKEGARFIIQCGTAMSLGHNTVATGVVYFHRFYMFHSFKTFPRYVTACCCLFLAGKVEETPKKAKDIIKTARSLLSDEKFFSFGDDPKEEVMTLERILLQTIKFDLQVEHPYSFLVKYAKCFKGDQGKLQKMVQMAWNFVNDSLSTTVCLQWEPEIIAVALIHLASKLSKFTVVDWIGKQPHHLRWWDMFVADVTMEILEDICHQVLDLYQQSNNNHNDPVSPPQQPSSKASPPAKRANTSPQTTKQSPVAPQNPPPKPPPEEKVEGNPIQKLVPPDLRFVYPPTGYGPPPYAAHAAPPHFSGMPVAGGPGAPPPPQPPPIYGGQYPPPPQVPPHYPPASMTMGHLPPPAHHPPYYAPPPPGGSRPYYPS